Within Dysgonomonas sp. HDW5A, the genomic segment GAACTTACATTCCTCAACAATTAGTTGACAAAAGTTTTGAGTTGAAAGAAGTGACTTTCTCTACTCTTTATAAGGATTCACATACGGCTTTGGCATTGCAAACAGCCATAGAACTCGCGGCAAAAGATATTTATATTGCAGGCTATGATGGATACGACGGTTTGATAAATGAAAATGAACGAATACTTACATCTGAAAACGAATACCTTCTTTCACAAATAGTGAAGACGAGACCCGATATAGAAATAGCTACCATAACAGCAACCAAATATCAAGGGGTGAAAAATTTATCAGTATATAGATTGTTAATTGACTAATTAAATGAAAATATCAGTTTTTCTGCCATGCAGAGCAGGTAGCGAGAGAGTTCCACATAAAAACACCCGCACTTTTGCCGGAATCGAAGGAGGACTCTTAAAAATTAAATTACAACAACTGATTGCTTGTAATGCAATTGATACTATAGTTCTATCGACTAATGACGAAGAAGTAATTCAACTGGCAGAAACATTATCAAGCGATAAAATAAAAATAGACAGACGTCCCGAACATCTGGCGACATCAAGCACATCTACCGATGATTTGGTAAAATATGTACCCACCATCATTAGTGAAGGAGCGGTTCTATGGACTCATGTAACGTCTCCTTTTATTGATGGTAAAATATATGAAGAAGCCATCAATGTTTACAAAGATGCTCTGTCAAAAGGTGAAAATGATTCACTTATGTCAGTTACCGCCCTTCGAACTTTCATATGGAATAAAGAGGGGGCTGTTAATTATGACCGAAACAACGAAAAATGGCCAAGAACCCAGACTATTGAACCTCTTTACGAAATCAATAGTGGAATATTCTTAGCAGATATAGATATTTACAGAAATTTGCAAGACAGGATTGGTCAAAAACCGTTTCTATTTGAGAATAACGATATAGATTCTTTTGACATCGATTGGGAAGAAGATTTCTTTATAGCCGAAGCCATTTATAACAAATTAATGCCTTAATATGACTCCTACTATCTCCATAATAATCCCCATCTATAACATGGAACAATTTCTGGGACGTTGTCTTGATTCTGTTGTGAGTCAGACATACAGCTCTTTAGAAATTATCCTTGTTAATGATGGTTCAACGGATTCTTCGGGAGATATTTGTGATAATTATGCTCAAAACGATAATCGGATTAAAGTTATACATCAAGTGAACTCTGGTGTATCGTCTGCTCGTAATGCAGGACTCGATGCAGCAACAGGCGATTATATAAGCTTTGTTGATCCCGATGACTATATTGAACTCAATACATACGAGACGCTAATTCCCTATCTAGCTAATGATATAGATATACTGAGATTTAATGCCAAAAGAAAAGGCGAGATATTAAATTGGCTGCCTTTCAAAGGCGAATACTCCGGTGATCGTTTCGAACAAGAAATAGTCCTTCCGATGATTGGTTCAGAAAAATTCGGAGGTATGTTTATACTTGGTGTTCTTTGGGTTCATCTATTCAAAAGAGATTTGATTGAGAAGAATCACATCCGCTTCAATAAGGAGTTGAGAAGGTGCGAAGATCGACTGTTTACCATAACATCCATGCTTCATGCAAACAAGATGTTCTTTATAGATGATATTCTTTATCACTATCAGGTAAATGACGAATCGCTATCCAACAGATACGACCCAATACGTTGGCAACAGGAACTTATCTTTCTAGATGATTTAAAGAAAAAGTATTTTGAAACCAAATCTCTTTCATTTATCATAAAAGCAAACCAACGTATTAGTAATGATTATGTATTAAGAGCGATAACATCTATCAACAACGAATATTTCACTAATAACGACAACAGTTTTTGGCAACGATATAAAAATATTAAGAAAATAATAAACAATCCGAATACCAGATTGTCTATAAAATATATACAAAGAGAAAAATCAGGACTAAAAGGAGATTTAATAATAGGGATGATTAAATACCGTCTTATTTTATTACTAAACCTTTTCAACTCCTTAATTTTATACAAAAACAAGGTTCTATGATGGATAAAATATCAGCAATCGTCCCGTGCTACAACGAAGAGCAAGCTCTTCCGTACTTGTATGAAGAACTTACGAGGGTAGCTCAACAAATGAGTGGACAAGATTTTGAGTTCATTTTTGTTAATGACGGATCAAAAGACAAAACACTTGAGGTTATTAAAGCTCTCAGAAAAAAAGACAATAGAGTAAGATACGTTTCTTTCTCTCGTAATTTCGGAAAAGAAGCTGCTATTTATGCAGGGTTAGAAGCTGCAACAGGTGACTATATTGCCATGTTGGATGCCGACCTTCAAGATCCTCCTCACTTGCTTATCGAGATGTACCAAACTCTTCAGGAAAAAGAGTATGACTGTGTAGCAACACGCCGCGAAGACCGTAAAGGAGAGCCTGTTCTCCGTTCGTTCTTTGCAAAGAAATTTTATCAGCTCATCAATAAAATATCGGATACCGAGATTGTAGACGGAGCAAGAGACTTTAGGTTGATGACACGTCCAATGGTTAATTCTATTCTAAAATTGGGAGAATATAACCGCTTCTCGAAAGGTATTTTCGGATGGGTGGGTTTCGATACCAAATGGATTGCATATGAAAATGTAGAACGTGTAGCCGGACAAACCAAATGGTCGTTCTGGGGATTGTTCTTTTATTCACTTGAAGGTATTATTGCTTTCTCGACCCGCCCCTTGGCTATTGCTTCTATTTTTGGGTTTGTATTTTTCCTTATCTCCCTTGTGTGGATTTGCATGATTATTACCAAGACATTGCTGTGGGGCGATCCCGTTCCCGGTTATCCGTCTTTGATCTGTGCTATATTCTTCATCGGAGGTATACAGTTATTGTGTTTGGGGATACTGGGACAATACCTGTCAAAAACTTACTTGGAAACAAAAAAACGTCCGATATACATAGCGAAAGAAACAGAACAGGATGCTTAAAGCTGATAAAATATATAATTATAAGGAATCCTTATGTAGTACGCTTCATAAGGCTGACTCTTTCTTCGGTAAGCCTCTTGTCAAAAGAGTATGCTTCGGACTGATTATTGTCTCATCCTTTATTCTTATATATATACTCAACATTTTACACCCAATATTCGGGGACGATTGGAACTATTGCCTCTTACCTGACGGCCAGACCAAAGTAAAAAGCTTCTCTGATATTTTATATACTCAATACGAGCATTATTTTACATGGGGAGGACGTACGGTAGTACATATAATAGCACAAAGCCTCCTTTTGGCAGGAATATCTATTGGCGATTTCATCAATAGCCTGGTATACATAGCCTTCACACTGGTGATCTATTATATGACTAACCAATCGAATAAGGTAAGACCATCATTGCTTTTATCGATTAACTTACTTATCTGGTTCTTTCAACCGGCTTTTGGGTCTACCATACTGTGGATTACGGGAAGTGCCAATTATCTGTGGGGTACACTTATTATTTTGTGCTTTCTAGTACCATATACTAAGCAAGCATTATCTCCCAATAGTAATAGTTATCTAAAAGCTGCCTTGTTCTTTCCTGCGGGTATTATTGCTGGTTGGACAAATGAGAATATGGCAGTTGCTCTTATAGTAATGCTGACCACCTTTGTGATATATTACAAAGTAAAATATAAACAGATTCCCTTATGGGCAATTACAGGGCTTATAGGTGCTGTTATTGGGTGCGTGATAATGATTGCTGCTCCGGGCAATTACGCCCGCATGAATAATGTTTTGTCGCAAGAACATATTAACGAATCATTTATAGTCATTTTTATCGGTCGGTTTGCTGCTGCAATTGCCGGATATTATTACTTTGTATTAGTACCTACATTTATATTTGCACTTACATTGTGCTTTTACCGTTCTTTTGGAAAGAAAACCGATAAACCGATTGTATTTGTCGCAGCAGTTTTCGTTCTGGGAGCAATTGTGGCTACGTTAGCCATGTCAGCATCTCCAATCTTTCCGGGAAGGGCAGCTTTCGGCATTATTACCCTATTCTTTGTCGCAATATGTATTTTGTATGCTAATCTTGATTTTTCGAAAGCTTTAGTTAAGCAGGTAATTTATACAACCATCGTTTTCGGATTATTATTCTTTATTGCCGATTATTACAGAGGATATCAAGAACTTAAGAATGCAGAAAAAATACTACAAGCAAGAGCAAGTGTCATAGAAAAAGGAAAGAAAGAAGGCATCAAGGACTTCGTGTTTAATGACCGAATATTTCCCGAAGGACGTTTCTTTCACTACTTCGAGCTTTCTTATGATCCGAATGACTGGCATAACAGAATGTTTTCAGCATATTATGAGATCAACTCTGTAGTTGTAAAATAAGAAAAGCTCTATCAAATGATAGAGCTTTTTTCATATAATAAATATAAAATTTTACTTTTTAAGACTCTGAATAGTT encodes:
- a CDS encoding cytidylyltransferase domain-containing protein yields the protein MKISVFLPCRAGSERVPHKNTRTFAGIEGGLLKIKLQQLIACNAIDTIVLSTNDEEVIQLAETLSSDKIKIDRRPEHLATSSTSTDDLVKYVPTIISEGAVLWTHVTSPFIDGKIYEEAINVYKDALSKGENDSLMSVTALRTFIWNKEGAVNYDRNNEKWPRTQTIEPLYEINSGIFLADIDIYRNLQDRIGQKPFLFENNDIDSFDIDWEEDFFIAEAIYNKLMP
- a CDS encoding glycosyltransferase, with the translated sequence MTPTISIIIPIYNMEQFLGRCLDSVVSQTYSSLEIILVNDGSTDSSGDICDNYAQNDNRIKVIHQVNSGVSSARNAGLDAATGDYISFVDPDDYIELNTYETLIPYLANDIDILRFNAKRKGEILNWLPFKGEYSGDRFEQEIVLPMIGSEKFGGMFILGVLWVHLFKRDLIEKNHIRFNKELRRCEDRLFTITSMLHANKMFFIDDILYHYQVNDESLSNRYDPIRWQQELIFLDDLKKKYFETKSLSFIIKANQRISNDYVLRAITSINNEYFTNNDNSFWQRYKNIKKIINNPNTRLSIKYIQREKSGLKGDLIIGMIKYRLILLLNLFNSLILYKNKVL
- a CDS encoding glycosyltransferase family 2 protein → MMDKISAIVPCYNEEQALPYLYEELTRVAQQMSGQDFEFIFVNDGSKDKTLEVIKALRKKDNRVRYVSFSRNFGKEAAIYAGLEAATGDYIAMLDADLQDPPHLLIEMYQTLQEKEYDCVATRREDRKGEPVLRSFFAKKFYQLINKISDTEIVDGARDFRLMTRPMVNSILKLGEYNRFSKGIFGWVGFDTKWIAYENVERVAGQTKWSFWGLFFYSLEGIIAFSTRPLAIASIFGFVFFLISLVWICMIITKTLLWGDPVPGYPSLICAIFFIGGIQLLCLGILGQYLSKTYLETKKRPIYIAKETEQDA
- a CDS encoding DUF6056 family protein, whose protein sequence is MLKADKIYNYKESLCSTLHKADSFFGKPLVKRVCFGLIIVSSFILIYILNILHPIFGDDWNYCLLPDGQTKVKSFSDILYTQYEHYFTWGGRTVVHIIAQSLLLAGISIGDFINSLVYIAFTLVIYYMTNQSNKVRPSLLLSINLLIWFFQPAFGSTILWITGSANYLWGTLIILCFLVPYTKQALSPNSNSYLKAALFFPAGIIAGWTNENMAVALIVMLTTFVIYYKVKYKQIPLWAITGLIGAVIGCVIMIAAPGNYARMNNVLSQEHINESFIVIFIGRFAAAIAGYYYFVLVPTFIFALTLCFYRSFGKKTDKPIVFVAAVFVLGAIVATLAMSASPIFPGRAAFGIITLFFVAICILYANLDFSKALVKQVIYTTIVFGLLFFIADYYRGYQELKNAEKILQARASVIEKGKKEGIKDFVFNDRIFPEGRFFHYFELSYDPNDWHNRMFSAYYEINSVVVK